A single region of the Lotus japonicus ecotype B-129 chromosome 4, LjGifu_v1.2 genome encodes:
- the LOC130712450 gene encoding B3 domain-containing protein At2g24670-like yields MGDKNKNNKALWEKVNSITNWETRQKFSSKPFKPCFLDMVVVSENSEHAQQFYSEEELTQIKELKSKLGLGEGTSNTTEENQNQRVIRESDEDMVDEEEEEASPKSRMKISVQELPVEFRNRIAELNGHDIRFLMSKILKSNNNCLSLPEKSIQCEFLTEEEKECSGEGAGMKVSLLDPCLREYSIFLKKWEINNDFFYNLMENWHKVVSHNKFAEDHQLHIWSFRVKTKLYFVLNRV; encoded by the coding sequence ATGGGGGACAAAAACAAGAACAACAAAGCTCTATGGGAAAAGGTGAACAGCATCACAAACTGGGAAACTCGTCAGAAGTTCTCTTCCAAACCCTTCAAGCCTTGCTTTCTAGACATGGTAGTAGTATCAGAGAATTCAGAGCATGCACAACAGTTTTACAGTGAAGAAGAATTGACTCAGATCAAGGAATTGAAATCAAAGCTTGGATTGGGAGAAGGAACTTCAAACACTACAGAGGAAAATCAGAATCAAAGGGTGATCAGAGAAAGTGATGAAGACatggttgatgaagaagaagaggaagcatCACCCAAATCAAGAATGAAGATTTCTGTGCAAGAATTGCCTGTAGAATTCAGGAACCGGATTGCAGAGCTGAATGGTCATGATATTCGATTTCTGATGAGCAAGATATTGAAGTCCAACAACAATTGTCTGTCACTGCCAGAAAAGAGCATCCAGTGTGAGTTCCTCactgaagaagagaaagaatgcaGTGGTGAAGGAGCTGGTATGAAAGTGAGTTTGTTGGACCCGTGTCTCAGAGAATACTCTATATTCTTGAAGAAGTGGGAGATAAACAATGACTTCTTCTACAATTTGATGGAAAATTGGCACAAAGTTGTATCTCACAATAAGTTTGCAGAAGATCATCAACTCCATATTTGGTCTTTTAGGGTCAAGACCAAACTCTACTTTGTTCTCAACAGAGTCTGA